The genomic interval AGTATTACAAGCTCAACATCAGTGTCACTTATGTCCACAATGGCTACTTCCATTCTCTCTGTTAAAACATTTTCACTTTCTGAGCTTGAGAAAGCAACAGATAAGTTTAATTCAAAGAGAGTACTGGGCGAAGGAGGATTTGGACGTGTTTATAGTGGAACATTGGAAGATGGGGCTGAAGTTGCAGTTAAGCtgctaacaagagataatcagAATGGAGACCGGGAATTTATTGCAGAGGTTGAGATGCTAAGCCGTTTGCATCACCGCAATCTAGTGAAACTGATTGGTATATGCATTGAGGGTCGCAGGCGTTGCTTGGTGTATGAGCTTGTTCGCAATGGCAGTGTCGAGTCCCATCTGCATGGTAGCATTTTCATCAGCTCATAACACTCAGCCCATGTACTAGTGTTGTGTTATctgttaaataatttaaatgctTGTTAATGATCTTATAGGTGATGACAAGATGAAGGGGATGCTAGATTGGGAAGCACGGATGAAAATTGCCCTAGGAGCTGCAAGAGGATTGGCCTATCTTCACGAGGATTCCAATCCCCGTGTAATTCATCGAGACTTCAAAGCTAGTAACGTGTTACTAGAAGATGACTTTACTCCCAAAGTTTCTGATTTTGGATTGGCAAGAGAAGCAACTGAAGGAAGTAATCATATTTCAACACGAGTGATGGGAACTTTTGGGTAAGTAGTGTATGGACAGACTTTGTCTGCAGCATTTTGATGAAGTACAGTCCTAAACATTTTTTAGTGCCAAATTGTAAAGTTCTTCAATGATTTCCAGTGTCAATATTCTATTAGTTAACACAAATCTTCTACATACTTCATATTAACCATGTGGAGATTTAtctctttaaataatttagctTTATGAACTATAGTTCATTCGTCTAATAAATTGGGGTACAGTGCATTCTTTTTTCGTTCATTTCAAATTCCAGACTTTAATTTTGATGCCTTTTCTATCTGATGTGTTCATTTTTGTAGGTATGTTGCCCCAGAATATGCAATGACAGGGCATTTACTCGTCAAAAGTGATGTTTATAGTTATGGTGTTGTGCTGCTTGAACTTCTCACAGGCAGAAAACCAGTGGATATGTCTCAACCTCAGGGACAGGAAAATCTTGTAACTTGGGCACGGCCAATGTTGACCAGTAGAGAAGGTCTAGAACAGCTGGTGGATCCATCTTTGGCTGGAAGTTACAACTTTGATGACATGGCAAAGGTTGCTGCAATCGCTTCAATGTGTGTTCACACGGAGGTTACACAGAGACCTTTTATGGGTGAAGTTGTGCAAGCTCTTAAGTTAATATACAACGACACAGATGAGACATGTGGAGATTGTTGTAGTCAGAAGGATTCCTCTGCTCAGGAGTCCGATTTTAGAGGTGACCTTGCCCCTTCTGATAGCAGTTGGTGGAATGCGGGAGGGTTAACCCCTCGATTAACTTATGGGCAAGCATCTTCCTTCATCACTATGGAATACAGTTCTGGTCCACTTGAAGAAATGGAAAACAGACCGTTTTCAACATCAAGCTTGATTGGAGATGAAATATCTTTAGCATTTAGGCATGGGAATAGATCAGGCCCCTTAAGAACAGTCCGAAGCAAGCTGTCCTTACATAGATTTACAGGAAGTCGGAGTGAGCATGGAGGACCTTCTTCCAAGCGTAATTGGAATGATGGTTACTGGGTTTAAGAGGTTTGGGGGATTTTCCAGTGTTTTTTAAATGTACAGTTTCTAAAGGGATCAGAACTAATGATTGAGTGACTGATTTAGCTTAGGCATCTCAAATTTCTGCAGTTTTCATGTTATGGTTGGGGAGATACAGAGACTgacaaattttgaaatattgatTCATTATACAAGGAGGAAATGTAATTTAAACTGTGTTGTAAATGCCTTGAATTGTATCTCATGGCGTCTTTCCATTTCCATGTCTATCAGAAAGGACGTTCCATGTAGTCAAAATGAACTCACTACGACAATTCCTTAATACCTATTCCATTTTCATTTGAACTCTCCTCTATCTCTAATACTAAATGTTACAATCTAATTTAACTTCTTAATTCTTTTATTGGCTCTTTTATTCCTAAACAGGATTCAATTATAcatattaatttctatttcaatGATATAATATTTGGATTCTTATCTTATTATCAGCGAGTTATATTTCTTTTACTTGTGCTGTGTAGGAactctaattttatttaacattaataatttatatcagTTTGGCACCTTCATTTCATCTCTGCACCTCTAATCATCCTCAATTCAGTTTCTTCTActactatatatatttatatatataatctcactaattaagaaaatgttgaagttaatttttaaatattttttatataatttttaatttgtatgtaaattaattttatcttatGAAATTcgtttattcttttatttttaaatatatttatagagGAACTTATTTTCTAAATTGTCTTAGTCTTTTAAATTTTCGTTGTCTTGTCTTTTaccctttattttttttgtcttttttataaGAATCTTATTAGGAAATTCTCTTTTTAAGTTTAGAGTGTCAATTCTATCTTTTACACATATAAATAacctaaaaatattaatataatattatttattaatataatattttatgttaattcTTATACAATTAAATttgagtaattattttttaagttaaaatatttttcaattcttgttctaaatataaattagtcatatcttttagtttaattaaaataattatttatatagtgTATGGTATAAaaagttttaattataataattaacgtttaaaaatattaaagcaataaatatatatatatataaatttacgTCTATAATAGAAGGTTCCCTTTATAGTAGTTAAcgtttcaaaatattataacaataattttatcTACTTCTCGAAAATGGTTAATATTAACATTCATACGGAATAATTATAATGATTTTATATGTTGAATTACTTAAATCAACATTTATCTTAGCTTATCAATATTTGTCTCTTCTCCTTgttaattattaaaacatttaCTATGTCGTTATTCTTGTTAATTAATTAGTAAAAGATGATTTCAATTggaattcattaaaaaaaaagcacaatggaatatataatcatatatgatgaatatttttacattaGTATAAAAAGTTTGAGGTAACAATGACGGGCAAATATTTTAAAGGAAACTGATGGTGACTTTGAACAATAGAAATTGGTCAATAAATAGCTTTCAGCATTTGAGATTCAGTTGGAGCCAACTAAGAGTGCCTCCCAAACAAAACCATGTCCCGTGACTGCGAAAACACCGTTGTTGTTCGTCTTCTTTCTTTACTCTACGTCTACCCTTTCATTTTAGAAGCTGAAAAAATGGAATCTTGGTTTGTAACTGTGTGTGTGTGCAGGTGGGGTGTGGAGCGGTGTCGGTGGATTTCTTGGCTACTGTTGCAGCTTATCCAAAACCAGATGACAAAATCAGAAGCACTTCCTTCAAGGtcttttcagttttatcttCACCTATCTTATTTACCAATAATCTCATCCTGTCATCATAATCAATAGCTATATATAGCACCTCTTTCTTTCTTTGGAGTTGAATATGTGCGTTTTTGTTTAGGTTCAAGGAGGTGGCAATGCAGGCAATGCCTTAACCTGTGCCTCTCGCTTAGGACTCAAACCAAGAATAATTTCCAAGGTTTTTATCTAACACACACAATGTGGGcatgtctttttcttttcttttcctttttccttttttgtatTATGTTGTTTCATTTCCACAAGGTTGCAGATGATACTCAAGGAAGGGAAGTATTACGTGAGCTAGAGGCTGATGGGGTAGATACATCCTTCATGGCTGTAATTTTCTCACGCTTTCAATCttctcattttttcttttttcgcAATACAGTACCGGGGTTCGCACAGTTTGACTTTCACATGAGACTTTTTGAGTGGAGATGTTCACTGTTGAACATGTATTAACCTTTTAATGCTTGTAGAGTTTTGACCATACTGTTCACTCAATAGTAAAGAATGTAATGAACTGAAGAGTGTTTTTGTTTTATCGCTTGTTGTTAGAAATTGTTTGCATTGAATTTGCTATCATTGCTATAGGAGCCACTCTGTGATCCGAAAACTCCTTGCAGTTGCTTTTTTCATCTATTCACACAATCAGCATCTCAAAATCATTGGATGAAAGGTCAGAAGACTAATATTTTAGCTCACAAAAAGAACTTAGCTTTTGCAATATCAGCTGTGCGGTTTTCATCCAATAGTTAAATATGCTGACTGTGTGAATGTATGGAAAAGCTGACTACACCTATCTGATTCCTTCTATAATCTGCTGCACCAATATAGCCTTTTTTGAAGCTTACTGCACTGAGCTACTATATGGAATTGACTATGTGTGATCTTAAATTTTTAAACACGCTGTGGTCAAAGTTTACTGTTTGGCTCTTTTCCTATTTCtgtttgtttttatatatatttttcatgtatATATTAGTGTTCACTTATTgccatcaatattattttatccATTTACAGTGCTTGCTCTTATGCGCAGGTTTCTCAGGAGGGCACTTCACCATTTACGTATGTCATTGTGGACAGTCAAACGTAATGATCATTGACTTATTGTTCCTCTTATTTTGATGTCTATATTTTCATTCGTTATGTGAAAATCACCTGACATGAGGTTCCTGCTCTGGTTGTTTCTTTCTTTATACTTGTTTAGCCCATGCTTTTAACtatattttccttttccttttcagTATTGTGGTTCATGAATGATTTTTTCTCTATAATACAGCGAGTTTTTTACTCTCTCCTGTGTGCAGTTTAATTCATAGTATCCCATGCATACATGGTTTCATCATCTTCCCTGTCTCCATTGAGTAATATAATTATCCAAATTTCAGAAGTAAAGGGAAATAGATTAGGTAGAGTGGATCTACTTGAGATTCTGGCTACAATCTCCTGCTTGGCATTGAACATAGAAGAGTGGATACTGcagtataatttttaaaaaaaaactaaatgaaCTAAACCTCTTAATCCATACTTCTCTATTTCCCCCTTTTTTGTCTGCTCGTCAACTTGAATACCTGAGACTATTGTTTTACTCCGCAGTCAGTGCATGCATGAGAAGGAAAGTAGTTAATCCTTAGTAAGGATAAAATATAATGGTTCATAATAGTAAGGATCTTCAAGCATTTTCTGATAATGAGAAATTATATTTGTAACTTGACTAacttttattctaatttttcaGTAAGTCCCGTACTTGTATACATACCCCAGGATATCCACCGATGAAGCCAGTTGATCTTTCCGAGTCAAGTTTATTAACTGCATTGAATGGAgcaaaaattgtttattttgatggGAGACTGCATGAAACGGCTCTAGTTGTTGCACATGAGGTTATTCATTTTATATTGTGAACTCCAACTCTAATCATCACCATATGAAGTTTCTAATCCTCAATTCtcttgaaaataagaaaaataaaagtaagaaGGTGAAGCGTGCAAAATTTCTATATTGAATTCAGTGAAAAATCAACTTCGGTAActtctaataatattttattaaaatggtTCCAATCATTATATCACTATTGCTTGACCATGATATAACGACAGCTTATATGATGGACAAATTTATAAGGTGAAAACACTGCAAGGGATAATAGATTTTTGCAAGTCCATCAATTGCTATAACATGTTTTGTTGTTTCAATTGTGTTGTATGTTGAAATTTCCACTTAATGTCTTTTAGTTTGTTTTCATCCGGTAAAGGAGATTCAGAATGAAAGAGAACATCATCTGATGGGAAATAAACAAATTCTCATATTTTTCAGTACAGGCAGTTAAGAAGAATATACCTATCTTAATGGATGCAGAAAGGCTGAGAGAAGGGTTGGATGATCTCCTGAAATTAGCAGATTATGTTGTGTGCGCTGCACAGTTTCCACAGGTATGTGCATTTTTTTCTCTGGAAGTCGTATACAATAAGAATGTGCAATATAGAGGTCTCCCATGAACCTTGTATTTGATGTTCAGAAATGAACTGATTTTAATATGCTgccttttttcattttaattgtcAATCAATAAGTGTGTTTTTAGCCGAGTCATATATTAACTCAGTCTTAGCAGCCAACGTCTTTAAGTTGTCTTCTGAAATTGTGTTGTGTATTCTTCTATAGACATATTCTTGCATAAGCTATGTTTTCCTTAATcgtattttcctttttgtgaAGATGAAGGGATATCACTTTCTGATACCAAGGATAAATGGATGTTCCTTTTCTACTTGCTTTAACTAGTATATACTATAGTTTTGGACAAACATCTCTCCCTTACTTTTGCTGAAACCTTGTTTCATTTTCCTTTGAGCATCACTATACACGTCTGATGTACCTTTCTTTATGACAGGCATGGACAGAGGCATCAACAGTTCCTAAAGCATTAGTTTGTATGCTTTTAAGGTTGTCGAACATCAAATTTGTGATTGTAACTTTGGGAAAAGATGGTTGCATAATGCTGGAGAGAAGTTTTAATGGTACATTCCCATTTcttccattttttattttcttttaatgttaGGTTTTCAAGGGTGAAGGGTGTTTAAAAGGTTATCTTGAAGAACCTGATCTTATGCTAACACTGGACAGAATTAGAATGTTTACATTGCATATTAAGTGAATGttgtgttttcttttaatttaaacaacTTCACACTTactatgatttattttttttctgacaGAGGGTCCTTCCACTGAAGAAATGGATGTTGACCAATTACTGGAATCCCTGGAGATGAGAAAGAACAGAAGGACACACATCCCAACCTGCATATCATCAGTATTCACAATGAAACTTTAAACACTTTTAAAGTTTGGTATTAGTACTACTGAAGTAAAATCCAGTTTGCAAATAATGCAGCAGATACTCGAAACTGTGACCATTACCGATATGTTTTCTGTGGACAGGAATGAGGTCCTCATGGGTGTCTTAGGCCCTTAAGCACTAACAGACCCCTTTTTCAATAAACTAATCTTATAATAACCTGTGTAACTCATTATTTGTTTCTTTATGGTACTAAAAGAAAAGTCTATTTTAGTTGAAAATATAGAGGTTAATGATCTAGCAAATTCGAAAGACATTCAAGTGATACCAGTAAAACCTTTGCAAAAATAGTTGGTCCTTTTAACAGTCCTGCATTCATTTGCCAATATTTGACATGTATTCTGAAATTTGTGAACAGCTAAGGAAATCGTtttagaaaaatgtaaacatcaTATGCAAGCTTAAGGAAATCCTTGTATAAATTAGCATTTATTTTTCCCTGTTATGGTCTTTGTTTTAGTATATCAATCGATTACAATTACAACTGTTtaacttaattatataaattatttttccgAGCCAAATAGTCAACTACCTAAACTGATGAATGAGTGCATGACAAGAGCAAAATCAATCTTCTGGGTATTAGTTGTGATATTGTGGATTACTTGCATTTTTAAAACTATGGAAGGGGTTGTAATTTGTAACTTGAACATTATGTGCCTATGTGTTtggtaaaaaatttatttatatctttCTTTTCCATTTACTTTCCAGTCAGTGACAAAATTGCATGCAGAAGGTATAGGAACAGTTTTTGGGAAGTTATACGTTGGAACAGCTGAGAATGTACCTCCATCAGAGCTTATTGATACAACTGGTGCTGGAGATGCATTTATTGGATCTATTCTCTATGGTAATTTACCAAATTTATTCTATATCTTTTCCTTGTGTCCTTCAAAGGGACACGTGCAAATTCTATACTTGCCATTCTTGCTACATCCTTTACCTTTTGATAGTAACTTGTCAGTCTTCATTAAGGTTTTCTGGTTCTAAAAGGTTGATTTGGAAATAGATGGATTCTTTCTTCCCCTTTGGTCACAGTGCTGTAAAATAAGtagttcaattttttatattaaaaatacaataaactGTTCTGCTTAAACATATATACTTGCTCAATACCATTTCAGTAATTGTGGTTCATTTGGTTTTGCTTTTATATCCTTTCCAATTTCTGTTCTCCAAATTCTCCACCACCTCCTCCCCAACATTTTGTTATTTGATTTTCAAAGTGGTTACAAGAACCATGATAATTAGTGAAATAATGTGTGCTGTTTTCTACTGGTTTCAGCTATCTGTGCCAACTTCACGCCAGAGAAAATGCTGTGCTTTGCTGCTACTGTGGTAAATACTCATGTACTcaagtaataaataattaatagaaaTGGATAGTACATGCCTATTAAGTTTATTGCAAGAGGCTTATGCATTCATGTTGTTGGTAATTACAGGCAGCTTCCAAGTGCCGAGCTATAGGAGCAAGAACTGGTCTCCCTTACCACACAGATCCATGTCTGGCATCCTTCATGAACTAGCATTCTTTACCACTGAAGTGCGCCATATGGTTTAGAATAAGGTTTTTGGTCAGAGGAAGTGATACAATATTGGACATTTCTTCTACGTTCTTTGTTTCATCAAATGTCAATTTAGAAAGCAAAGCCAACGAACTCCCTTGTTTGTGGTGCACAAAATTTACTCCAAACTCTTTTCACATAATTAATCCCTGCTTATGTCTATGCAAGTGCCAAGATACCATTccactttttttataatttattcccATCTGAAGATTATAATGCTTGATGAAACTTTCCAAATTTCAATTTcacattattaattaatttcttcACGAGGCTTAAGTTGGAAAAAATAACCGTATTGTAGAAAAGAAAGAACAGATAAGGAATTTTAGATAtattgaagaagaaagaaaaaaaatcgcCGTTGCCGGGGATCGAACCCGGGTCACCCGCGTGACAGGCGGGAATACTTACCACTATACTACAACGACTTCGATGTTAGTCTATTTCTCATAACAGATGTAAAAGATAACTATTGCATGTGTTGAAATCAACCCATCTTCGGCACTCTCTCCTCACAGTTTGCATTGCAACGAGTCACAAACTCACTGAATTCCAACTCAATCATTTCTGTCATGTCGAAGCTCTTCGGCGTAATCAAAATGGCCTCCGACGCGCTTCCTCCTCTTCCAGAAAATGTCATCGTCGTGCGTTGTTTCCCCATCACACAGTCGGGTACGGAACGAAGGCTGAAAAAAGTGGTTGTGTTAGCATGAGTTGAAACACTTTCCAATAATGTAGTTTTGTAGAAGGGTGAGAGGGAGAAATGGATGGTTAACGTGCTTGCATTATCAACTTCTTTAGCTTCAATCACTCTTTAATTTTTCAACTTATTCTGGAATGTTATGTTGCTTCTTGGGATCTTCCTcatcaaaaaaacaaaaaacttacTTAAATGTGCGAAAGGTGCAACACACGTTCTACAAATAACATTACTTATATTTCTTCAGAAGAAAGAAGACttgaacaataaaaaaatatgatgatGCATGATAATGATTATTGAGTACAAAAACACGTGTTTCGATGCAATTGTGCAAATATTGAACCACAAAACTCTCCTTTAGATAGATGCCCACACGTCGCCCGGTTGGTTTAAGGAAAGAAATATCACTTTGacttctttttaaaaaatggaatcaaattcaaaatattcaaaataatacaATGAAactgaaaattcatttataaatatGGACAGAATAagttgttaaatattatttttattataaaatgtaaaataatttttttttctaatataattataaaaaaagaaggATCAAAACATCATCCTTCAATTTGTTAATACTAACTAATTAAATCTTAAGCCTATTTACCCtatacataattataaaagatATACACTTTGTTGTTTaaccaataataaaataaaaactaaaattatataattatctttattcaaaataaacaagttaattactaaattattaacaaaaaatataaaatattaaattgaaataagagttcaataatgaaattttatttaagtagtaTCTATTTTGTCAAAAATTTAAagtaaatgttaaaaaaatcataaatatttagaaagttataatttcttaaagattataatttattcaacaaatatagaaaacaactgTATCATAAGACATAGTATAATTGACTTACacatacaatattttaaaaaaaaaaattaaagagatatGAAAACTCTCATCCTCCTAGTACATCATAGTATAGTAATAAACCATAGTTTAACACCCACATAAGTTATGACTTATGCCTATTctgtaaaaaatttaaaatatgtaagaaattcataaatatttaatttaagagAAAATTTTATCCAACAAACATCTAAAACAACTAAATCATAAAGCATAATATAGATGACTAATTCAATAATTTCATAACCATAAAAGGAATATGAAACTCTCATGATAGTTTAGTCCATCCTATTAAATTAccattcaaaatttatattaacaaaCATTCTTGACCTGGTACCTAGGTTGCACTTTTGTCATTTAAAAAAGGAGAACTGAAATAGGCTTTCATTCAATATTGATATTTGCTAATCATGTTTTTCTCACATAAAATTGAGTAcatttatgttttgtttgaatGAGGGGGAGAGTGGAAAGGGAAATAAAGTGAAAAATCTTGTTATTTGAATGTAGGAAAAATGAGTTGAAAGTGAATAGATTTGAGTAGGAATATTGTAGATGATATGATTGATatgattttattgaaaaatgtgttatttaatcatttacaaaaatagTCTTGTCTCTAAATTCTCAATGAGTTTCAactaaaatatatgtataatatGAAGGTTGAAACATGTATTTATATATtggaataaaaaattgtaagtaaaaataaataattttttgtaataccaaactttttttaaacatcataattttaaattaaattataaaaattataaatttaatggGGAACACATTAAGGTTTGATAAATTTCTAATTAATATAGAAACCCcacaaaagaatttaaaaatttcTCACAAGTGCAGGTATGTAAACTAAAACTACCTAAAAAATACTACAATAAGTTATATTAAACAATTGATTTTAAGTTTTTCTTAAAAGTTGTTGGCAATTCAAAATCTATTATTATTCTATGCAATATGTAAGGATTATATGTGTACATCATGtttgttcataaaaaaatttggtaaattaaaataattaatatgagCTCCAAAACATCATAATCGATTAAGTTTGCCTTCAAACTTAATCGATTATGCGGTTTTGGGGACTCATTCAAATCTTAGTATTTTGCCAGGAAAataatgtaaattaatttttcatgtaCCCCATGCACATTCAAAACTAATTTTTCATGCAAAGGCATAATGGTCATTCACTATTAATATCCAAACTTTCATCCCAAATCACCACACCTTAGAAGGGTTGTCTCCTCCTCTTTCTTTATTTCTTCACAAATCATCTCAAATCGACATAACCGAACTGTTAGATGATATTCACTCTCTTAACCTTCAAATCTCGTTAAAGAATACTTCAACCCTAACCAAACACCAAACACAGTGttagatgttttttttaaacaaaagacGGTGATAATAGAACATGTCAATCAATTAGTACAAATGTATTGCAAAACACATGTAATGTTATTAAGAAACGATATCTTATTTTTACCACTTCATATTTATGCATGATTACATGACACAATCACATTCACTATGATAT from Phaseolus vulgaris cultivar G19833 chromosome 1, P. vulgaris v2.0, whole genome shotgun sequence carries:
- the LOC137814354 gene encoding receptor-like serine/threonine-protein kinase ALE2, yielding MTAVAGCPARSSPFATRSFSLLSPPDDAQRRCRLRLKRMPVSVLFFLAFLNLLFSSQVKSFSLSVSFASSEQAKMWFVKPSSGPSSAPIPSPNHQGPYMTPRQRHRYRHHHHHSTRPYAVAPPPSKDQACDQICTEPLTSTPFGSPCGCVFPMKVRLTLDVAPYAVFPVMTELENQIALGTYLEQSQVKIMGATADSQNQGRTVVDINLVPLGEKFDNTTAALTYERFWHKKVPLNRSLFGDYAVVYITYPGMPSSPPYGSFVGSGPSQSVEGILPVSANFVSKNQKMNVKTIIIIALSSFVLLLVLVGAFSIILKWRKTRRPSSAVGPAFTSSLNKRSGLGSMLSSSITSSTSVSLMSTMATSILSVKTFSLSELEKATDKFNSKRVLGEGGFGRVYSGTLEDGAEVAVKLLTRDNQNGDREFIAEVEMLSRLHHRNLVKLIGICIEGRRRCLVYELVRNGSVESHLHGDDKMKGMLDWEARMKIALGAARGLAYLHEDSNPRVIHRDFKASNVLLEDDFTPKVSDFGLAREATEGSNHISTRVMGTFGYVAPEYAMTGHLLVKSDVYSYGVVLLELLTGRKPVDMSQPQGQENLVTWARPMLTSREGLEQLVDPSLAGSYNFDDMAKVAAIASMCVHTEVTQRPFMGEVVQALKLIYNDTDETCGDCCSQKDSSAQESDFRGDLAPSDSSWWNAGGLTPRLTYGQASSFITMEYSSGPLEEMENRPFSTSSLIGDEISLAFRHGNRSGPLRTVRSKLSLHRFTGSRSEHGGPSSKRNWNDGYWV
- the LOC137814355 gene encoding uncharacterized protein isoform X2 — translated: MSRDCENTVVVGCGAVSVDFLATVAAYPKPDDKIRSTSFKVQGGGNAGNALTCASRLGLKPRIISKVADDTQGREVLRELEADGVSQEGTSPFTYVIVDSQTKSRTCIHTPGYPPMKPVDLSESSLLTALNGAKIVYFDGRLHETALVVAHEAVKKNIPILMDAERLREGLDDLLKLADYVVCAAQFPQAWTEASTVPKALVCMLLRLSNIKFVIVTLGKDGCIMLERSFNEGPSTEEMDVDQLLESLEMRKNRRTHIPTCISSSVTKLHAEGIGTVFGKLYVGTAENVPPSELIDTTGAGDAFIGSILYAICANFTPEKMLCFAATVAASKCRAIGARTGLPYHTDPCLASFMN
- the LOC137814355 gene encoding uncharacterized protein isoform X1 yields the protein MSRDCENTVVVGCGAVSVDFLATVAAYPKPDDKIRSTSFKVQGGGNAGNALTCASRLGLKPRIISKVADDTQGREVLRELEADGVDTSFMAVSQEGTSPFTYVIVDSQTKSRTCIHTPGYPPMKPVDLSESSLLTALNGAKIVYFDGRLHETALVVAHEAVKKNIPILMDAERLREGLDDLLKLADYVVCAAQFPQAWTEASTVPKALVCMLLRLSNIKFVIVTLGKDGCIMLERSFNEGPSTEEMDVDQLLESLEMRKNRRTHIPTCISSSVTKLHAEGIGTVFGKLYVGTAENVPPSELIDTTGAGDAFIGSILYAICANFTPEKMLCFAATVAASKCRAIGARTGLPYHTDPCLASFMN